The following nucleotide sequence is from Aneurinibacillus soli.
GGCATAGTAAGATTATCAGTCTGCCGGGGCAGGGAACGAGTCTGGAAGTACGAATACCAAGGATGATGACAGGAGGGGAATCGGATGATTAGCGTACTGTTTGTTGACGATCATGAGATGGTGCGAATTGGTGTCACGTCCTATTTGTCCGCGCAGCCCGATATGGAGGTAATTGGAGAAGCGGAAAACGGAAAACAGGCAGTAGAGCTTGCGCTTAGCTTACGCCCGGATATTATTTTAATGGATCTCGTTATGCAGGAAATGGATGGCATCGAAGCGACGAAGCTCATTATGGAGCAGTGGCCGGATGCAAGGATTATTATTGTGACGAGTTTTCTTGATGACGAGAAAGTGTACCCTGCGCTTGAAGCAGGAGCGGCGAGCTATCTTTTGAAAACATCAAGAGCAAGTGACATCGCAGACGCGGTACGGGCGACGTATCACGGACAGTCTGTGCTGGAGCCAGAAGTGACGGGTAAAGTCATGACCCGTATGCGTCAGCGGCAGGAACGTCTACCGCATGAAGAGCTGACCGGACGAGAGATGGAAATTCTCCTGCAAATCGCACAGGGCAAGTCCAATCAGGAAATTGCCGATGAGTTATTTATTGCATTGAAAACGGTCAAAACGCATGTCAGCAGCATCCTAAGCAAGCTTGGCGTGCAAGATCGTACTCAGGCCGTTATTTATGCGTTTAAACACGGACTGATTACATAAGGAATGGTGGCATCCTTTCTGGAGGATGCTTTTTTCATTTGTATTAGTATGATATGAAAAGAGGGTTTTGTTGTCTTTTGTCGAAACTTTTATTTTTAAGCAGGAAGTACGTTTTTTAAGCAGGAAGTACATAAAGTAAATGCGGATCGGTTTTAGGGGGAGCAGTTTTGGCAGAGAAAATCGAGGCAGTTATAGTAAGAAAGGGAACTGAAGATCGGGTAGGACAGGCGCTGCGGGAAAGCGATGAACGGTTCCGTAAAGCGTTCGATTATTCCGCAATTGGCATGGCGCTTGTATCGCTTTCGGGTCGATTTCTAAAGGTGAATTCAGCACTGTGTGAAATTACAGGCTATGGAGAAGAGGAACTGCTTGCGAAGACATTTCAGACGATTACACATGTGGATGATATGGTAGAAGAAGTCGCCTATACCCAAAAACTGATAGCAGGAGAAATCCATCACTTCACACTCGAAATGCGATACATTCACAAATGTGGCCGGATTATCTGGATACTGCTTAACGTGTCACTTGTCCGGGATGAATGTGACAGTCCCCTTTATTTCATTGCGCAGATTCAGGATATTACTGAGCGTAAGCAAGCGGAAGAAATGCTCCGCAAATCAGAAAAGCTGAACGCAGTCGGACAGCTTGCAGCCGGTGTGGCCCATGAAGTTCGGAACCCATTGACAGTGCTCAAGGGTTTTATCCAGCTCATGCAGGCACAGCGTGAAGACGAGCAGGGACATCTGGCGCTGATGATGTCAGAAGTTGAGCATATTGAAGCGATTATTACGGAATTCCTTGTACTAGCCAAGCCACAAGCCATTCGTTTTCAGTCGAATGATCTTGCTACTATCATTTCACATGTCGCTGCACTGATTAGCACGAGAGCAGTGATGAACAGTATTCAGATTAGTACAAGAATCGCCGCCGACCTTCCGCATATTGAATGTGATGAAAATCAGATCAAGCAAGTATTTGTGAACATGTTGCAGAATGCAGTTGAATCGATGCCAGGGGGCGGACTGATTATGATTACAGCCGCTCGCCTTGGCAAAGATCACGTACAGATTCGTTTTATAGATGAAGGATGTGGAATTGCGAAAGAGCGTATTTCGCACCTTGGCGAGCCGTTTTATAGCAACAAGGAGAAAGGAACGGGGCTTGGCTTAATGGTCAGTTATAAAATCATCGAGACTCATAAAGGAACCATAAAAGTGGAGAGCAGGGTAGGCAAGGGAACGGTGTTTACTATTATATTGCCTGTATCGCAGCTCGTTAAAAAACAGCATGGATAATCGTGGCCGCTCGTGGAATACTTTCTAATGAACAGGGAGGTGAGTACACATGGCACAGAATCAAAACAAAAATAATAGCATTCAACACGGCCTTGAGGCAGCTTCTGCAAACGCAACGAACAGCGAGGAGCAGCAGCAAGTACAGCAGTTATCGGAACAGGTACAGAACGCACAGTTGAATGTGAACGCAGCCGAGGAAGAGAACGTGCAATAAATGAAAAGAGAATCATCAGAGGCTGTCCAAAAAGCCAGAACATGGCGAACAGGGCAGCTTTTTCGTGATATCGACAACGTGTGGAGGTGGGAGTGGGAGAAGGGAGGAGCCGTTCGCTTCGGTACGCTTGCAGGGAAGTGGGGCTGTCCGTTCCAGGAGCCCGGCGAACTCGCCCGCAAAGAAAAGCCTCCGATGTTGATTCACTGAAGGATTGCGGACAAAGGCCCGTTCGCCGTTCTCCCTCCGCTGAGTAGGCACTCTCTTGCTCTTCCCTTCTCCCACTCCCCGCACAACGTTTCGGTTTACAAAAAACGCGTGATACCAGAACGGATTTGCTCGATCGTAACTGGCTTTTCGAAAGATGGCGTCCTTGTTTTTTTACTTGCATGGCAAAGCTCAACCTCTTGATGTTGCCTAATGATTTTTATCCAAACTGTGTCAGGAGCGGGATCGGGCGGGGCAATGGAACGCCTGTACGCGACTCCCTAGCGGAAGGAGGCAGGCGAACGGGCTTTTGCCCACAATGCTTCGCTGCAAATACATCGTGGGCATGTTTTGTGGGCGAGTTCGTCTGGCACCTAGAGTGGACAGTTACCACTTCTCCGTAAGCGTACCAAAGTGACGAGGCCCCGCCCGATCCCGCTCCTCCACCACACTTTGGAGAAAACCTTTGCTGGGCAAACGCCTGATTATAGGCGGATTGTCGAGTATTTGTACCATATGTTTTTCTCCGGGCATACCATGAGGGAGCAATCCATTCAGGAGGAGGGAAATGTATGTATCATCCATATATGTGGGCATATCGTGCGCCGCAGCCGTCAGGGCAGTCGATTGTACTTGATACGGCGATTGGCGATGTGAACGGGGATCGCGTGCCGGATCGCGTCTTTCTTGTCGGAACAAAACCGTACGGAGCGAGTAGTCCGCTGGTTGCTGATATTACGATCGTTGTGGAAGACGGACGAACGAAACAACACTACCGTATTCCACTTAAAGAAAATCAGGGATATGGACCTACGCTTTTCCTTGGTGACTTTACCGGGGATCATGTGGACGATATCATGGTCAATATGAGTTCTGGTGGTTCTGGTGGGATCACGTATAACTACGTGTATTCGTTCCTCGGCAACCAGCCGCGCAAGCTGTTTGATTTTGAGCAGTTCAACCGTACGCATACAGGTACCGTAACGTATGAGGATTATTATAGAGTACGAGTGGTAACAGAAAATCCAAAAAATGTGTACACACTGGATATAAACTATAAAGGTGCAGACTATCTGAACGAAATATACCGTCCAGATGGAAAATTGAAAGCTCCGCTGAGTGGAGACATTAATGGATTGGGTGGATTGTATCCGGTCGATTTTGACTATGATGGGGTGTATGAGTTGATGGCGTTCCAGCGCATTATTGGTCGCTATAATGCAGATGGTCTTGGCCTGGTTATGAATGTGCAGAAATGGCAGGGTGACCGATTTACCCCATTTAATCAATGGATTGCGATTAATGGATAAGCTGCTGCGAGAAAATAAGCGTTGCCGGAACGAAATTAGGCAGCGCTATTTGCTTTGCCTGGTGCGGTTAGTTGACGTTTTAGGAGATCCGTTGTATCCTCCTTACAGATAGATGAAGCGATCCAGATCGATTTACATGCAAAAAAGAGGCGATTTTGAGAATGGAAGAGCGAATTTTACTACTGCTTGGGTTATTAAAAGTACAGAGCCAGCACGGCTATCAAATCAATGAATTTATTGAGCGAAATTTAAGTCGCATTACAGATATGAAGAAGGCGACCGCTTATGCCACATTGAATCGGCTGCATCAGGACGGCTATATTTCTGTACGGACAGAACAGGAAGAAAACCGACCACCGCGCAAAGTATACTCGATCACAGAAAAAGGGGAGATGCGCTTCTGGGAACTGCTCCGGACAAGTCTGGCAGAAGTCGGACAGATGACGCTTCCGGGGGATATTGGCCTTATGTTTCTGGATCATCTGCCGCATGAAGAAGCGTTGTCGTATTTAAGGGCCCGGCTTCTAAAATTGGAGGAACAAATCGAAATGTATGCCAACATACCGTATCACGGCCCGCAGTCGAGCATTGATCTAACCGTGGATCGTCGTCTGCGCCTGTTGCAGAGCGATCGTGATTGGCTTACGGAAACGATTGATAGACTATCACAATTCGAAACATAAAAACAGCCTGATAGCCAGGATGGCACAGGCTGTTTTTATGTTCATTATGCATCAATGAATTTGAATGCCATATATGTACGGCTCGCGGGTGGCCACTACCGCTGTGCCATTAAACACAGCAGGTGTCGCTTCAATATTTGCGTTGAGTGACAGACGTGTACGTTCTACACCGTTCTTACCGTCCAGCAAGCGCAGCATGCCTGCGGAATCCCCTTGAAGAATGTACATGTTTCCATTTGCATCATATAGATCGACAGGAGAGGACCAGGCGTATGCGGTTGTTATCTGCTGCCATATTTCATGTCCATCTGTCTTATCCAGTGCCACGATCAATCCGCCATTGAATGTGTGGTAGCGGGCGATGGTAAAGACGACTCGATCTGCTGCTTTTTGTTTGCCGACAATATTGGTGGCTAATACACCACCGTTTACTGGGCGTGAGCCTTTCAGGGAGAAACACGGATAGGCTTTTTCCCACAGCACTTTTCCGGTGAGACCGTCGAGTTTGCGTATGAGAGCCGTGCCAGCTGTCCCCTGTTTATCTACTTCGCAACCTGTATAGAGCACTGGACGCCCGTTTTCTTCTTCGACGGTTAGTGTTGCATCTGTATCATCCGGTCCTGGTGTCATCCAGACAGGCTTCATCGTGGTAATATCGAGACATTGAATGACCCCACTATTATCTGCGAAATACACGTAATTTTTGTAGGCAGAAAGCGAATTTTCTGTCCCGATCTCTTTTTGACCGGCTGCCTTGTAACGATATTTGGTTACCGTTGGTTTTATCGTAATTGATGGGGTAGTCCGATTGAAAGTCGTATTGAGCTTAATGTTGTAGATGAGGCCATTTTCCCCGCCAAGGATCATCGTATCGGTATCGCCGTGAATAAGCGGAGCCCCGTCGAATGCGCCCCATTTCCGTCCGGCAATCGGGTCTTTTCCATCGAGAAAATACAGGAGGGACTGATCGATAAGACTAAAGATACGATAGCCGATCGCCCCAGTCTCTGGAATCCCCTGTCCGACGTACAGCAATGGGTATCCGCGTGGATCAAGCGTTACACTTCCTTTGATCGGATTGCGGATTAGAATGGGTGGCCGCGACGGTTTGCCTGTGGCAAGATCAAGGAAATAGATGCGCCCATCAAGCGAGGCGTAGATCACTTCTGTAAAATTCGGGCGATTCTTGAATTCTTCGTACAGATTCATCATAGCTCGTGTACGATCCGGCCAGCGGACAATTGCCGGCTGCCCGGTCCAACCCGCTCCACCGCCCCAGCTGCTGCGAGAAGTGTGTGCCTGCCAGAGCTGGCTCAGAGACGTAGCAGATTCAATGGTACCAAAAACAGGCATCGTCCGCTGCGCGTTGCCGCGAAACGTGAGGATACCTTCAATAGATGGAACATCCTGCGGGGAGAAAACAGGTAGCGGATCGGCATGAAAGGCTGCTAGCGGATGGCTGCCGGAAAATAGCGCATAGGATAGCCCAGGTATGGGAGCGGTAGTGCCTGCGAGTGGGGCGGGCGGACGACCGTCCGGCGGCTGCGTGGCAGAAGGTTGTGCTACCGTTTCTACAGCCGATGTGGCAGATTCCCGCTCGTTTCCCACAGGAGCTTGCTTGTGTGACAGATAAATCAGGATGGCAACTCCTCCGATTACAAGCGTACTAGCGCCAAGGAGCGCAAACATTAAGCGAAACATACGTCTACGATTCACAACGTAACTCCCTTTTTCTTAGTTCAGATGGTTTACTTTTTATCGTAACACCTTTTTGAGGGATGCAAAAGAGGGGAGAGTACGTGTGTGAATCGTATTACAGAATATCTTTGTTTTTTTTATAAAAAATCCATAGTGCTCCGAAAAAAACGATAAAACCGATATGGGGAATTAAAATTAATAACATCATGCCATGCATAACGATCAGCTCATTTCTTTGATAAGAGATTTTCAACCTTGTATATAGAATACTTGATTATGGAGGAAATGAACCCATCCACTTTATATTTTTATAGGCCATCCATCTGGTTTTTAGCAGATATTATGCAGTACAAAACCAGCCAATCAGGTTATTTTTTGGCTGAAGTTATTTATAATAAAGTGTATACTACTCAGGTTTGCAGGCAGAAAAGGAGGGGCTGACGTGGAATGGAAGCTAGATCGTTCAAGTCATAAACCGATGTATAGACAAATTATCGAGCATATGGAATATCGGATTTCAAATGGTGAGTATCCACCGGGCAGTTTATTGCCATCTGAACGTGTGCTTGCCAAGGAGCTAGAAGTAAATCGCAGTACAATTGTAACGGCATATGAAGAAATGCGTGCTTCTGGACTTGTTACAAGCAAGAAGGGGAGCGGGACAAGAGTGAGCTTGTTTGGACAGGAGACGGAATACAATCAGCTGCCTGATTGGGATCAGTATGTAATCGGAGGATCACTTTTGCCGAATGCGCCGCTCATGCGCCGCATTTTTAAAGAAGCCCGCAATGAAAAAGTGATTGATTTAGCCACTGGCGAACTATCGCCTGATTTATTTCCGCGAGCGCAGGTCGAGGAAAGGATGAGGGCGGCGAGCTTTACGTTTCAATCCGGGTATGAACACCAGCAAGGAAACTTGCAACTGCGTGAAACGATTGCAAGTCAGTTGAAACGAGATCGGGATATTGATACAGCGTCTTCGTCTGTTCTCATTACATCAGGTGCCCAGCAGGCGCTGTATTTAGTTATTCAATGCCTGCTTAAACCCGGTGATACGGTTTTGATTGAGGACCCGTCGTATTGTTATTCGTTGCCGTTGTTTAAATCGATGGGCATTAAAACATGTTTGCTGAAAGCGGATAAACATGGGATCAATCCGGATGATATTGTGGCGTTCCATCAGAAAAACAAAATTCGGATGATATTTTTAAATCCTACGTTTCAAAATCCAACTGGAGTTAGCCTGCATCCAAAAAGGCGAAAAAAGCTGCTTGAAATCGCCGTTGAATACGGCATACCCATCATTGAGGATGATCCGTATACGTTAACGGCTTTTGATACGCAAGCGCCTCCTACGTTGAAATCAATGGATGACTATGGTGTGGTCCTTTATATAAGTTCCCTTTCTAAAATTGTGTCATCCGGGTTGCGCATTGGATGGATCGTGGGTCCACAGCCGGTTATTAGTCGATTAGCCGATGTGAAGCAGCAAATTGATTTCGGACATAGCATTTTCTCGCAGTGGATGGCAAATGAAGTTTTGACCTCTCCGAATTTTGATGAGCACATTCAGGCGCTTGGTTCGACGTTGCGCAGGCGAAGGGATGCGATGATACAAGCTTTGTCCGATTATCTTCCGAATGAAGTGGAATTCTTGGTGCCAAAAGGAGGCATCCATCTGTGGTGCAGGGTGAAAAAACGTGTGAGTGAATGGAAATTGCTAGAACAGGCAATTGATCATGGCATGATTTTTATGCCGGGGAGTGCTCTCGGATCAAGCGAAGGATATGTCAGATTTACATTTGGTCGCACGGATGAGACGAACATAGAAGAGGGAATTGCCCGCTTTGCCAGCGCACTGCTTTTTAGCAAGTGAAAGAAAAAAGGAGAGGGAAGAGTGTCCCAAAGCTAGAACATGGCGAACAGGACAGCCTTTCTTGGGGGAGGTTTTCTCCAAAGTGTGGTGGAGGAGCGGGATCGGGCGGGGCCTCGTCACTTTGGTACGCTTACGGAGAAGTGGTAACTGTCCGCTCCAGGTGCCAGACGAACTCGCCCACAAAAGGTGCCCACGATGTATGTGCAGCGAAGCATTGTGGGCAAAAGCCCGTTCGTCTAGCCCCTTCCGCTAGGGAGTCGCGTACAGGCGTTCCGTTGCCCCGCCCGATCCCGCTCTAGCACACCTTGGTTAAACACCATCAAGCAATATCAAGAGGTCGAGCTTTGCTATGCAGGTAAAAAATAAAGGAAGCAGACTTCCAAAAATCCAGTCGCAACCCGAGCAAATCCGTTCTCCCAGAGCGAACAGCCACCGCTTCCCTGCAAGCGTATCTAAGCGGATGACTCTTCCCTCGCTCCTTCATTTTTTGATCTCACCTGTACGACGCTTTGAAAATATTCAGTATGTCCTCGGCAGTGAGCTCATGTGTGCCAGGAATAAACGGACGTCCGCCGCCGTTGATGCGGATCGTTTCGTCTGCCATCATAGCCAGGTCGCTTTCCTTAATATTCATGTCAGCGAGTGTGCTGTACACACCGATCTCTTTATACCAATCAATGAGCGCTTCGATTGCCAGCTGTGCTGCACATTCGTCATTCTGTTCAGTAATGTGGAATACATTACGCGCCAGGCGGGCTAGACGATGTGGTCGATCTTTTTTGATGACTTGTTCAAAATAGGCCGGGGTGATGATCGAAAGCCCACGCCCGTGTGAAATGTCATAGTGAGCAGAAAGCGTATGCTCCATGGCATGCACCGGGAAGGAACCGCCGCGCCCGGCATTAGCAATGCCGATTAGCGCCAGTGTGCTCGTCCAGAGCAGGTGCGAACGAGCTTCGTAGTGGGTCGGCTCATCAATGGCTTTTTTTGCATACATGATCGTATTGCGCAGCAAGCCCTCTGTGATCTCATCCTGCACGTTGGCGTGCTCATCCCCGGTTAGATATGCTTCATACAGATGGGTGAAAATATCTGCTGCCCCGTCTGCTGTATACGAAGCGGGTACGGTGTAGGTCAGCTCCGGGTCAAGAATGGCTGCTCTCGGGAACAGGCCCGGTCCGCCGATGCCGGATTTTTCTTTTGTATCCCAGTGGGTGAGAACGGCACCGGAATTTGCTTCTGATCCGGTAGCAGCTAGTGTCGGGATTGTAACGATCGGCAATGCTTCTTGAATGGGCAAAAGCTCGGTTGCCGTGCCGGCAGGATTGCCGCGCATGTAATCATAGATAGGACGATTAGAGAGTGTAGCTGCTGCAATGGCTTTAGCTGCATCCATTGTGGAACCGCCACCCAATGCAACAATTACATCGCAGTTTTCCTCACGGGCGATGCGTGCACCGTCATCAACCGTTGTCGTGCGTGGATTTGATTCAACGCGGTCAAACAGCACATACGCAAGCTTCGCCTGTGTGAACGACGCGATC
It contains:
- a CDS encoding PAS domain S-box protein, whose translation is MAEKIEAVIVRKGTEDRVGQALRESDERFRKAFDYSAIGMALVSLSGRFLKVNSALCEITGYGEEELLAKTFQTITHVDDMVEEVAYTQKLIAGEIHHFTLEMRYIHKCGRIIWILLNVSLVRDECDSPLYFIAQIQDITERKQAEEMLRKSEKLNAVGQLAAGVAHEVRNPLTVLKGFIQLMQAQREDEQGHLALMMSEVEHIEAIITEFLVLAKPQAIRFQSNDLATIISHVAALISTRAVMNSIQISTRIAADLPHIECDENQIKQVFVNMLQNAVESMPGGGLIMITAARLGKDHVQIRFIDEGCGIAKERISHLGEPFYSNKEKGTGLGLMVSYKIIETHKGTIKVESRVGKGTVFTIILPVSQLVKKQHG
- a CDS encoding iron-containing alcohol dehydrogenase, which produces MLNFTVHMPTRIHFGKGEVEKAGEVACQYGTKALLVTGRSSTKKTGVLDRVIASFTQAKLAYVLFDRVESNPRTTTVDDGARIAREENCDVIVALGGGSTMDAAKAIAAATLSNRPIYDYMRGNPAGTATELLPIQEALPIVTIPTLAATGSEANSGAVLTHWDTKEKSGIGGPGLFPRAAILDPELTYTVPASYTADGAADIFTHLYEAYLTGDEHANVQDEITEGLLRNTIMYAKKAIDEPTHYEARSHLLWTSTLALIGIANAGRGGSFPVHAMEHTLSAHYDISHGRGLSIITPAYFEQVIKKDRPHRLARLARNVFHITEQNDECAAQLAIEALIDWYKEIGVYSTLADMNIKESDLAMMADETIRINGGGRPFIPGTHELTAEDILNIFKASYR
- a CDS encoding spore coat protein produces the protein MYHPYMWAYRAPQPSGQSIVLDTAIGDVNGDRVPDRVFLVGTKPYGASSPLVADITIVVEDGRTKQHYRIPLKENQGYGPTLFLGDFTGDHVDDIMVNMSSGGSGGITYNYVYSFLGNQPRKLFDFEQFNRTHTGTVTYEDYYRVRVVTENPKNVYTLDINYKGADYLNEIYRPDGKLKAPLSGDINGLGGLYPVDFDYDGVYELMAFQRIIGRYNADGLGLVMNVQKWQGDRFTPFNQWIAING
- a CDS encoding response regulator; translation: MISVLFVDDHEMVRIGVTSYLSAQPDMEVIGEAENGKQAVELALSLRPDIILMDLVMQEMDGIEATKLIMEQWPDARIIIVTSFLDDEKVYPALEAGAASYLLKTSRASDIADAVRATYHGQSVLEPEVTGKVMTRMRQRQERLPHEELTGREMEILLQIAQGKSNQEIADELFIALKTVKTHVSSILSKLGVQDRTQAVIYAFKHGLIT
- a CDS encoding outer membrane protein assembly factor BamB family protein, with amino-acid sequence MNRRRMFRLMFALLGASTLVIGGVAILIYLSHKQAPVGNERESATSAVETVAQPSATQPPDGRPPAPLAGTTAPIPGLSYALFSGSHPLAAFHADPLPVFSPQDVPSIEGILTFRGNAQRTMPVFGTIESATSLSQLWQAHTSRSSWGGGAGWTGQPAIVRWPDRTRAMMNLYEEFKNRPNFTEVIYASLDGRIYFLDLATGKPSRPPILIRNPIKGSVTLDPRGYPLLYVGQGIPETGAIGYRIFSLIDQSLLYFLDGKDPIAGRKWGAFDGAPLIHGDTDTMILGGENGLIYNIKLNTTFNRTTPSITIKPTVTKYRYKAAGQKEIGTENSLSAYKNYVYFADNSGVIQCLDITTMKPVWMTPGPDDTDATLTVEEENGRPVLYTGCEVDKQGTAGTALIRKLDGLTGKVLWEKAYPCFSLKGSRPVNGGVLATNIVGKQKAADRVVFTIARYHTFNGGLIVALDKTDGHEIWQQITTAYAWSSPVDLYDANGNMYILQGDSAGMLRLLDGKNGVERTRLSLNANIEATPAVFNGTAVVATREPYIYGIQIH
- the pdxR gene encoding MocR-like pyridoxine biosynthesis transcription factor PdxR; translated protein: MEWKLDRSSHKPMYRQIIEHMEYRISNGEYPPGSLLPSERVLAKELEVNRSTIVTAYEEMRASGLVTSKKGSGTRVSLFGQETEYNQLPDWDQYVIGGSLLPNAPLMRRIFKEARNEKVIDLATGELSPDLFPRAQVEERMRAASFTFQSGYEHQQGNLQLRETIASQLKRDRDIDTASSSVLITSGAQQALYLVIQCLLKPGDTVLIEDPSYCYSLPLFKSMGIKTCLLKADKHGINPDDIVAFHQKNKIRMIFLNPTFQNPTGVSLHPKRRKKLLEIAVEYGIPIIEDDPYTLTAFDTQAPPTLKSMDDYGVVLYISSLSKIVSSGLRIGWIVGPQPVISRLADVKQQIDFGHSIFSQWMANEVLTSPNFDEHIQALGSTLRRRRDAMIQALSDYLPNEVEFLVPKGGIHLWCRVKKRVSEWKLLEQAIDHGMIFMPGSALGSSEGYVRFTFGRTDETNIEEGIARFASALLFSK
- a CDS encoding helix-turn-helix transcriptional regulator, whose protein sequence is MEERILLLLGLLKVQSQHGYQINEFIERNLSRITDMKKATAYATLNRLHQDGYISVRTEQEENRPPRKVYSITEKGEMRFWELLRTSLAEVGQMTLPGDIGLMFLDHLPHEEALSYLRARLLKLEEQIEMYANIPYHGPQSSIDLTVDRRLRLLQSDRDWLTETIDRLSQFET